Proteins encoded in a region of the Deltaproteobacteria bacterium genome:
- the gcvH gene encoding glycine cleavage system protein GcvH: protein MNPQGLLYAKSHEWVKIDGDVATVGITHFAQEQLGDLTFVELPQVGSTAEAGAEIGTVESVKAASEIYSPVSGEIVEINAELESAPELINQDAFGAGWMFKVKLSAQPSGLLDTTAYDAHCATEAH from the coding sequence ATGAATCCGCAAGGTCTTTTGTACGCGAAATCACACGAATGGGTAAAAATTGACGGCGACGTGGCCACGGTCGGCATCACGCACTTCGCCCAGGAACAACTTGGCGATCTGACGTTTGTCGAACTACCCCAGGTGGGCTCCACGGCCGAAGCGGGTGCGGAAATCGGCACCGTGGAATCGGTCAAGGCGGCCAGCGAAATCTATTCTCCGGTCAGCGGTGAAATCGTTGAAATCAATGCCGAGCTGGAGAGCGCCCCGGAACTGATCAACCAGGACGCCTTTGGCGCGGGATGGATGTTCAAGGTCAAACTGTCCGCCCAGCCGTCCGGACTGCTGGACACCACGGCCTACGACGCACACTGCGCCACGGAAGCCCACTAG